A region from the Thermodesulfobacteriota bacterium genome encodes:
- the rpmA gene encoding 50S ribosomal protein L27 — translation MAHKKAGGSSRNGRDSRGQRRGVKRFGGQVVRAGNILVRQLGTKIHPGANVGLGKDFTLFALVDGVVKYETQGRGGKRLKKVASVVPAPEGAA, via the coding sequence ATGGCACACAAGAAGGCAGGGGGCAGTTCCCGGAACGGGCGCGACAGCCGCGGCCAGCGCCGGGGCGTGAAGCGGTTCGGCGGACAGGTGGTTCGGGCCGGCAACATCCTGGTGCGGCAGCTCGGAACCAAGATCCATCCCGGCGCCAACGTGGGGCTCGGCAAGGATTTCACCCTGTTTGCCCTGGTGGACGGGGTGGTGAAGTACGAGACCCAGGGGCGCGGGGGCAAGCGGCTCAAGAAGGTGGCCAGCGTGGTTCCTGCTCCGGAGGGTGCGGCCTAG
- the rplU gene encoding 50S ribosomal protein L21 yields MYAVVKTGGKQYTVGEGTFFKVEKCPGAVGEEIVFDQVLLVSKDGELTLGRPVVEGARVKGTIVEQGREKKIIVFKMKRRKGYRRKQGHRQWYTGVKVSAIEA; encoded by the coding sequence ATGTACGCAGTGGTGAAGACCGGAGGAAAGCAGTACACGGTCGGCGAGGGCACCTTCTTCAAGGTGGAGAAGTGCCCCGGGGCCGTGGGCGAGGAGATCGTCTTCGACCAGGTGCTGCTCGTCTCGAAGGACGGGGAGCTGACCCTGGGCAGGCCCGTGGTGGAAGGCGCCCGGGTCAAGGGCACGATCGTGGAGCAGGGCCGCGAGAAGAAGATCATCGTCTTCAAGATGAAGCGCCGCAAGGGGTACCGCCGCAAGCAGGGGCACCGGCAGTGGTACACCGGCGTCAAGGTGAGCGCCATCGAGGCTTGA
- a CDS encoding AsmA family protein: MNRPARILVWGVGCLVLVLALALVGLKLYLTKDRILAWVVPPLEAQLGRRVVIADAGAGFTGIRLAGLDVRSEGAVEPLVSAGLIRVRWNLWALLRGTVQIDEVRLVEPRIRVVRLADGTLDIDDLLTRGEDRLQEVPAEPAAEPGRQPTPQGSAVGLAVALFSLENGRITFEDQKREPAGVYVLDAIDSRLFDFALDRPTRFELSARLPLAEAGRFSLAGTVHPATGDTAAKVAVTAFDLPGLNPLMGDGMRFAGGTFGLDLDVTLSGGAHAAVQGSARVARLALSSGAEAGPATDVVLDLDAAADLAGGTAEVRRLDLQAGDQTVRAQAKVQGLHTRPRVDFVLASEELRVDPLLALLPPADPASPGATQGAQGASAPGAAEPAPVPVDAFGDVRIGRVLVGGAAIEALEARVALEKGVLVVEPAGAQLYGGTLRLTARAELENPGPPFAAGVDLAGTQLTPLLTAFAPAFKDTLTGTLGLALRAQGLGGDLATLRSQTQAEAKDGKILNHPLAQNLAALFQVKELETLNFYSLRADVETAEGVGQVKSLVLSGPNLQATATGTVGLTDRALDLRLAVALPRELAARLVREPNTLAAVTDAQGWSRLPLRLRGTVDAPSYGLDAEGLREAAARAVGGKVERVLEEKVLDKLPVGEEEKGQLQEGLRRLLGR; this comes from the coding sequence ATGAATCGACCCGCAAGGATCCTCGTCTGGGGGGTAGGCTGCCTGGTTCTGGTTCTGGCCCTGGCGCTGGTGGGGCTCAAGCTCTACCTGACAAAGGACCGCATCCTGGCGTGGGTCGTTCCGCCCCTGGAGGCGCAACTCGGGCGAAGGGTCGTGATTGCGGACGCGGGGGCCGGCTTCACGGGCATCCGGCTCGCGGGGCTCGACGTGCGTTCCGAAGGGGCGGTCGAGCCCCTGGTCTCCGCCGGTTTGATCCGAGTGCGCTGGAATCTGTGGGCGCTGCTGCGGGGGACGGTGCAGATCGACGAGGTGCGCCTGGTGGAGCCCCGCATCCGGGTGGTGCGCCTCGCCGACGGAACCCTGGACATCGACGACCTCCTGACCCGCGGTGAGGACAGGCTCCAGGAGGTCCCCGCCGAGCCGGCCGCGGAGCCGGGTAGACAGCCCACGCCACAGGGCAGCGCCGTGGGGCTCGCGGTGGCGCTCTTCTCCCTGGAGAACGGCCGGATCACCTTCGAGGACCAGAAGCGGGAACCGGCGGGCGTGTACGTCCTGGACGCCATCGACTCGCGCCTCTTCGACTTCGCCCTGGACCGGCCGACGCGTTTCGAGCTCTCGGCCCGCCTGCCCCTGGCCGAGGCCGGACGCTTCTCCCTGGCGGGTACGGTCCATCCCGCCACCGGCGACACCGCGGCCAAGGTGGCGGTGACGGCGTTCGACCTTCCGGGGCTCAACCCCCTGATGGGAGACGGGATGCGGTTTGCGGGGGGGACCTTCGGACTCGACCTGGACGTGACCCTCTCGGGCGGGGCTCACGCAGCGGTACAGGGATCTGCCCGGGTGGCGAGGTTGGCGCTGTCTTCCGGCGCGGAGGCGGGGCCGGCGACCGACGTGGTGCTCGATCTGGACGCCGCAGCGGACCTGGCAGGGGGGACCGCGGAGGTCCGGCGCCTGGATCTGCAGGCTGGGGATCAGACGGTTCGCGCCCAGGCCAAGGTCCAGGGCCTCCACACGCGCCCGCGGGTCGACTTCGTGCTTGCCTCCGAGGAGCTTCGGGTGGACCCGCTCCTGGCTCTGCTTCCCCCGGCCGATCCAGCCTCCCCCGGGGCAACTCAGGGGGCGCAAGGGGCGTCCGCCCCCGGGGCCGCCGAACCGGCGCCGGTTCCGGTGGACGCCTTCGGCGACGTGCGGATCGGAAGGGTGCTCGTCGGCGGAGCCGCGATCGAGGCCCTGGAGGCCCGGGTCGCCCTGGAGAAGGGCGTCCTCGTGGTGGAGCCCGCCGGCGCGCAGCTCTACGGCGGAACCCTGCGACTCACCGCCCGGGCCGAGTTGGAGAACCCGGGGCCCCCCTTCGCTGCGGGGGTGGACCTCGCCGGCACCCAACTCACCCCACTCCTGACCGCGTTTGCGCCGGCCTTCAAGGATACCCTGACCGGCACTCTGGGGCTCGCCCTGCGGGCACAGGGCCTGGGGGGCGATCTCGCCACGCTGCGCTCCCAGACCCAGGCCGAGGCCAAGGACGGGAAGATCCTCAACCACCCCCTCGCCCAGAACCTGGCGGCCCTCTTCCAGGTGAAGGAGCTGGAGACCTTGAACTTCTACAGCCTCCGGGCGGACGTGGAGACCGCGGAGGGGGTGGGGCAGGTGAAGTCCCTCGTGTTGAGCGGCCCCAACCTCCAGGCCACGGCCACCGGCACCGTGGGGCTGACCGACCGGGCCCTGGATCTGCGCCTGGCCGTGGCCCTGCCCCGGGAGCTCGCGGCCCGGCTGGTGCGGGAGCCCAATACCCTGGCGGCCGTGACGGACGCCCAGGGTTGGTCGCGGCTCCCCCTGCGCCTGCGGGGCACTGTGGACGCGCCTTCCTACGGCCTCGACGCCGAGGGGCTCAGGGAGGCGGCGGCCCGGGCTGTGGGGGGAAAGGTCGAAAGGGTCCTGGAGGAGAAGGTGCTGGACAAGCTGCCCGTGGGAGAGGAGGAGAAGGGGCAGCTCCAGGAGGGGTTGCGAAGGCTCCTGGGGAGATAG
- a CDS encoding homocysteine biosynthesis protein has protein sequence MPDRPAPQKTIQEINEKIRSGKAVVVTAEEMVGVVQSEGAKAAAKRVDVVTTGTFGTMCSSGAFLNFGHTRPKMKASKVWLNEVEAYAGVAAVDCYVGATQVREDDPLNRVHPGRFAYGGGHVIEDLVAGHKVTLRASSYGTDCYPLREHRAEMRLADFWDALLVNPRNAYQNYNCAVNLSDRTIYTYMGVLRPRMANATFSSAGELSPLLNDPYYWTLGTGTRIFLGGAPGVVSWAGTQHAPAAPRNARGLPRGGAGTLMVTGDLKQMDPRFLRGASLVGYGTSLMVGLGVPIPVLHEELAWLTGVSNRDITCPVVDYGRDYPQGEGEPLGEVTYAALQAGTISLRGRDVPSSPLSSIPMAREIAGALKDWIASGHFTLGEPQVPLPSVPWGGLGHRA, from the coding sequence ATGCCCGACCGCCCCGCTCCGCAGAAGACCATCCAGGAGATCAACGAGAAGATCCGCTCCGGCAAGGCGGTGGTCGTCACCGCCGAAGAGATGGTGGGCGTGGTGCAAAGCGAGGGGGCCAAAGCCGCCGCGAAGCGGGTGGACGTGGTGACCACCGGGACCTTCGGCACCATGTGCTCGTCCGGGGCATTCCTGAACTTTGGACACACCAGACCCAAGATGAAGGCGTCGAAGGTCTGGCTGAACGAGGTCGAGGCGTACGCCGGCGTGGCGGCCGTGGACTGTTACGTGGGCGCGACCCAGGTGCGGGAGGACGACCCCCTGAACCGGGTGCACCCGGGCCGTTTCGCCTATGGGGGGGGACACGTGATCGAGGATCTGGTGGCGGGGCACAAGGTCACTTTGCGGGCGAGCTCCTACGGCACCGACTGCTACCCCCTGCGGGAGCACCGGGCAGAGATGCGCCTGGCGGACTTTTGGGATGCCCTCCTGGTCAATCCCCGCAACGCCTACCAGAATTACAACTGCGCCGTGAACCTCTCGGACCGCACCATCTACACGTACATGGGAGTGCTCCGGCCCCGCATGGCCAACGCCACCTTCTCTTCGGCCGGAGAGCTCTCGCCCCTGCTCAACGACCCCTACTACTGGACCCTGGGAACGGGCACGCGGATCTTCCTCGGGGGGGCGCCCGGGGTCGTCTCCTGGGCCGGCACCCAGCACGCGCCGGCTGCTCCCCGCAACGCCCGGGGCCTCCCCCGGGGCGGCGCCGGGACCCTCATGGTGACCGGCGACCTCAAGCAGATGGACCCCCGGTTCCTCCGGGGGGCTAGCCTCGTGGGCTACGGCACGAGCCTCATGGTGGGTCTCGGGGTCCCCATCCCCGTGCTCCACGAGGAGCTCGCCTGGCTCACCGGGGTCTCGAATCGGGACATCACCTGCCCCGTGGTCGACTACGGCCGCGACTACCCCCAGGGGGAGGGAGAGCCTCTGGGGGAGGTGACCTACGCGGCCCTCCAGGCCGGCACGATCTCGTTGCGCGGCAGGGACGTGCCGTCCTCGCCCCTGTCGAGCATCCCCATGGCTCGAGAGATCGCAGGAGCCCTGAAGGACTGGATCGCCTCGGGGCACTTTACCCTGGGCGAACCCCAGGTGCCCCTGCCCAGCGTCCCGTGGGGGGGCTTGGGGCATAGGGCATAG
- a CDS encoding UPF0280 family protein — protein sequence MPPPPRALGNTERTYRRFAADGVTRIPFQARVGTTDLYLLADRDLTRAAREAARRFRTEVEVHIAAEPAFATALKPLEPPTGPLPPVVASMYAAARSAGVGPMAAVAGAIAGAVGRELRLHSREVLVENGGDLFLDLAQDAVVGIFAGGSPFTGQIALRVRAQNSPLGICTSSGTVGPSLSYGRADAATAMAPDPALADAVATALGNRIHGPEDLQAAVEWARSVPGVRGALAILGDRLAAAGEVELVELAVGDSLLAVGSRGGSFLTQWPTANGQ from the coding sequence ATGCCCCCGCCTCCCCGCGCCCTCGGCAACACCGAACGAACCTATCGGCGTTTCGCCGCTGACGGCGTCACCCGGATCCCCTTCCAGGCCCGGGTCGGCACCACAGACCTGTACCTGCTTGCCGATCGGGACCTCACCCGGGCGGCCCGGGAGGCTGCACGCCGATTTCGGACGGAGGTGGAGGTTCACATCGCGGCAGAGCCCGCCTTTGCCACCGCCTTGAAGCCCCTGGAGCCCCCCACCGGGCCCCTGCCGCCCGTCGTAGCTTCCATGTACGCGGCGGCCCGGTCGGCGGGGGTAGGCCCCATGGCCGCCGTGGCCGGGGCCATCGCGGGCGCCGTGGGTCGGGAACTGCGGCTGCATTCCCGGGAGGTGCTGGTGGAAAACGGCGGAGACCTGTTCCTCGATCTGGCGCAGGACGCCGTGGTCGGGATCTTTGCCGGAGGCTCGCCCTTCACCGGGCAGATCGCCCTGCGGGTGCGGGCCCAGAACTCGCCCCTGGGGATCTGCACCTCCTCGGGCACCGTGGGACCGAGCCTGAGCTACGGCCGAGCCGACGCGGCCACGGCGATGGCCCCCGATCCGGCCCTGGCGGACGCCGTCGCCACGGCCCTGGGAAACCGAATCCACGGGCCGGAGGACTTGCAGGCTGCCGTGGAGTGGGCTCGATCCGTTCCCGGAGTCCGGGGAGCCCTGGCCATCCTCGGCGACCGCCTCGCCGCGGCGGGCGAGGTGGAGCTCGTGGAATTGGCTGTTGGCGATTCGCTGTTGGCAGTTGGAAGCCGGGGGGGGTCGTTCCTTACCCAATGGCCAACAGCGAACGGCCAATAG
- a CDS encoding NIL domain-containing protein, producing MEISKNVLLVFRPEVMYQPVIYRLAREFDLLFNILEAKIFPRLEGRLILELRGDPEGVARGVAYLEEAGVEVTSIAENISRDDDRCVHCGACTGVCRTGALAVERGSMQVRFSPEKCAACGQCELACPVRALAGINIERLGGTGIEQRT from the coding sequence ATGGAGATCTCGAAAAACGTGCTGCTGGTCTTTCGGCCAGAGGTGATGTACCAGCCGGTGATCTACCGGCTCGCCCGGGAGTTCGACCTCCTCTTCAATATTTTGGAGGCCAAGATCTTTCCTCGGCTGGAAGGACGCCTGATCCTGGAGCTCCGGGGGGATCCCGAGGGAGTGGCCCGGGGCGTGGCCTACCTGGAAGAGGCGGGGGTGGAGGTCACGTCCATCGCGGAGAACATCAGCCGCGACGATGACCGGTGCGTTCACTGCGGCGCCTGCACCGGCGTGTGCCGCACCGGCGCCCTGGCGGTGGAGCGGGGTTCCATGCAGGTGCGTTTTTCTCCGGAGAAGTGCGCCGCCTGCGGCCAGTGCGAGCTCGCCTGCCCCGTCCGGGCCCTGGCCGGCATCAACATCGAGCGCCTGGGGGGAACGGGCATAGAGCAGAGGACGTAG
- a CDS encoding TolC family protein produces MKRRHTGIFLLLLLAILTAKPTAAQDEGGLTLDQAVSLALAGNHEVLRARERLFRQEGQIQEVKSQIYPQVGLEGSYRRSYDESLRDSGIGAFVDPEVADSWVARTTLRQLLFSWGKASTAVEIAEALLRQAGQDVASSERAVVLRVHEAFYDLLLTQRLVEVAEERLAQRERVLDVAQKRFSAGVVNEFEVIRARVDVANARTPVIQARNRVRQAKAALNNLLAREQTEPVEARGELTHVPLEPLTLEQVVERAVARRPELASLRVAREIAEKNLAIARAEDKPQVNLDAEYGFATQHFEHLGPNRERWGAGVSLSFPLFDGWRTRGLVAQARSQARDADLAAAQLRQVITLEAKVALDDLGEAEEIIRASSLNIEQAQKALELAETSYRYGVAILLDVSDAQLALTAARTDHARALRDYMLAKARVLSVMYQL; encoded by the coding sequence ATGAAGCGACGCCACACCGGCATCTTCCTTCTTCTCCTCCTGGCCATTCTCACTGCCAAGCCGACCGCCGCACAGGACGAGGGCGGGCTGACCTTGGACCAGGCGGTTTCCCTGGCATTGGCGGGAAACCACGAGGTGCTCCGGGCCCGGGAGCGCTTGTTCCGCCAGGAGGGACAGATCCAGGAGGTGAAGAGCCAGATCTATCCGCAGGTCGGCCTGGAAGGCAGCTACCGCCGAAGCTACGACGAGAGCTTGCGGGACAGCGGTATCGGCGCCTTCGTGGACCCCGAGGTCGCGGACAGCTGGGTCGCCAGGACGACCCTGCGCCAGCTCCTCTTCAGCTGGGGAAAGGCCTCCACGGCCGTGGAGATCGCCGAAGCCCTCCTGCGGCAGGCGGGCCAGGACGTGGCCAGCTCCGAGCGCGCCGTGGTGCTCCGGGTGCACGAAGCCTTTTACGACCTCCTCCTCACCCAGCGCTTGGTGGAGGTGGCCGAGGAGCGCCTGGCCCAGCGCGAGCGCGTGCTCGACGTGGCGCAGAAGCGGTTCTCGGCGGGGGTCGTCAATGAGTTCGAGGTGATTCGCGCCCGGGTGGACGTGGCCAACGCCCGAACCCCGGTGATCCAGGCCCGCAACCGGGTGCGCCAGGCCAAGGCCGCCCTCAACAACCTGCTGGCGAGAGAGCAGACCGAGCCCGTGGAGGCCCGGGGCGAGCTCACCCATGTTCCCCTCGAGCCCCTGACCCTCGAACAGGTCGTGGAGCGGGCCGTGGCCCGGCGCCCCGAGCTCGCCTCGCTGCGGGTCGCCCGGGAGATCGCCGAGAAGAACCTCGCCATCGCCCGGGCCGAGGACAAGCCCCAGGTGAATCTGGACGCGGAGTACGGCTTCGCGACCCAGCACTTCGAGCACCTGGGCCCCAACCGGGAACGCTGGGGCGCAGGGGTGAGCCTGAGCTTCCCCCTCTTCGACGGCTGGCGCACCCGCGGCTTGGTGGCCCAGGCCCGCAGCCAGGCCCGCGACGCGGACCTGGCTGCCGCCCAACTGCGCCAGGTCATCACCCTGGAGGCGAAGGTGGCCCTCGACGACCTGGGGGAGGCCGAGGAGATCATCCGGGCGTCCAGCCTCAACATCGAGCAGGCCCAAAAGGCCCTCGAGCTCGCGGAGACCTCGTACCGCTACGGAGTGGCCATCCTGCTCGACGTCTCCGACGCCCAGCTCGCCCTGACGGCAGCCCGGACCGACCACGCCCGGGCGCTTCGGGACTACATGCTGGCCAAGGCACGGGTGCTCTCGGTCATGTACCAGCTCTGA
- the rimP gene encoding ribosome maturation factor RimP — MGAPPGGIPGTRFAMEREKTVEAIEELLRPPVEGLGYELVAVQLRPEQGRLVLRLLVDRPGGITLGECVGISREVGPHLDVADLIRSRYALEVSSPGILRPLRRAQDYERFRGERVVVRTRAAVDGRKTFRGINRGLDEEGLLMVDDRDTGRRHAIPLGEVREAHLDPDLPF; from the coding sequence GTGGGCGCCCCGCCCGGGGGGATTCCCGGCACCCGGTTCGCCATGGAACGAGAAAAGACCGTCGAGGCGATCGAAGAGCTCCTGCGCCCTCCCGTGGAGGGCCTCGGGTACGAGCTCGTGGCCGTGCAGCTGCGGCCCGAGCAGGGGCGCCTGGTGCTGCGGCTCCTGGTGGACCGGCCCGGGGGCATTACCCTGGGGGAGTGCGTGGGGATCAGCCGCGAAGTGGGCCCCCACCTGGACGTGGCCGATCTGATCCGGTCGCGCTACGCCCTCGAGGTCTCCTCGCCCGGCATCCTGCGCCCGCTCCGGCGGGCGCAGGACTACGAGCGGTTTCGGGGAGAGCGGGTGGTCGTACGAACCCGGGCGGCCGTGGACGGCCGCAAGACCTTTCGCGGCATCAACCGGGGCCTGGACGAGGAAGGGCTCCTGATGGTGGACGACCGGGACACCGGGCGCCGGCACGCGATTCCTTTGGGCGAGGTGCGGGAGGCGCACCTGGACCCTGACCTCCCGTTCTGA
- the nusA gene encoding transcription termination factor NusA: MKDLNRVIEQVVREKGIDREILIDALEQAMATAARKKLGNRNLEAQYDEEAGRINVFEYMTVVEEVEDSYTQIGIEEAREKYDPACEIGDELGIPVELGDLSRIIAQVAKQVIIQKVREAERDITYSEFIDRRGEVINGIVQRMEKGDLIVNLGRTDAVLPHGEQIRSEHYRQGDRIRALLLKVQKETRGPQLILSRTHPDFVKKLFELEVPEVREGVVEIKACAREPGERAKIAVVSHDSDVDPVGACIGMRGSRVRGVVQELRGERVDIVVWHEDPAMYAVNALSPAQISRVLMDEAQHAMSVIVPEEQLSLAIGRRGQNVKLGAKLMGWKLDIISEEESRRREEEKGKLLRLPGMDPLKVSRLARVDVHSLEGLTNASPAQIAEVLGTEPEEAERLQAAARAAFEAEVMAATGGEDLGDLKETPEEAPVEVSAENGEVADSSEPTSGDADPEEPAATSEKA, from the coding sequence ATGAAAGACCTCAACCGAGTCATCGAGCAAGTCGTACGCGAAAAGGGCATCGACAGGGAAATTCTGATCGACGCCCTCGAGCAGGCCATGGCCACGGCCGCCCGCAAGAAGCTGGGCAACCGAAACCTCGAGGCCCAATACGACGAAGAAGCGGGTCGGATCAATGTGTTCGAGTACATGACGGTGGTGGAGGAGGTCGAGGACTCCTACACCCAGATCGGCATCGAGGAGGCGCGAGAGAAGTACGATCCCGCCTGTGAGATCGGCGACGAGCTCGGCATTCCCGTGGAGCTCGGGGATCTGAGCCGGATCATCGCCCAGGTGGCCAAGCAGGTGATCATCCAGAAGGTGCGGGAAGCGGAGCGGGACATCACCTACAGCGAGTTCATCGATCGCCGCGGCGAGGTCATCAACGGCATCGTCCAGCGCATGGAGAAGGGCGACCTGATCGTGAACCTGGGGCGCACCGACGCCGTGCTGCCCCACGGCGAGCAGATCCGCAGCGAGCACTACCGCCAGGGCGACCGCATTCGCGCGCTGCTCCTGAAGGTGCAAAAGGAGACCCGAGGGCCCCAGCTCATCCTCTCGCGCACCCACCCGGACTTCGTCAAGAAGCTCTTCGAGCTGGAGGTGCCAGAGGTGCGGGAAGGCGTGGTGGAGATCAAGGCCTGCGCCCGAGAGCCCGGGGAGCGGGCCAAGATCGCGGTCGTCTCCCACGACTCGGACGTGGACCCGGTGGGCGCCTGCATCGGCATGCGCGGGAGCCGGGTCCGGGGGGTGGTGCAGGAGCTCCGGGGCGAGCGGGTCGACATCGTGGTCTGGCACGAAGACCCGGCCATGTACGCGGTCAACGCCCTCTCGCCGGCCCAGATCTCCCGGGTTCTGATGGACGAGGCGCAGCACGCCATGAGCGTGATCGTTCCCGAAGAGCAGCTGAGCCTCGCCATCGGGCGCCGCGGCCAGAACGTGAAGCTCGGCGCCAAGCTGATGGGGTGGAAGCTCGACATCATCAGCGAGGAGGAGAGCCGGCGCCGCGAGGAGGAGAAGGGCAAGCTCCTGCGCCTCCCGGGCATGGATCCCCTCAAGGTCTCTCGCCTGGCCCGGGTCGACGTCCACTCCCTGGAGGGGCTGACCAACGCCTCTCCTGCGCAGATCGCAGAGGTGCTCGGTACCGAGCCAGAAGAGGCCGAACGGCTGCAGGCGGCGGCTCGGGCCGCGTTCGAGGCCGAGGTGATGGCCGCCACCGGCGGGGAAGACCTGGGAGACCTCAAGGAAACGCCGGAGGAAGCGCCGGTCGAGGTTTCCGCGGAGAACGGGGAAGTCGCAGACTCGAGCGAACCGACCTCGGGGGACGCCGACCCGGAAGAACCGGCGGCGACCAGTGAGAAGGCGTAG
- the infB gene encoding translation initiation factor IF-2 encodes MSKVRVFEAAKESGHEVQDLLAALTKLGVKVRSHLSPVDEVDIQKAVESLGGAAKAARRAAEPTQPAEAAAKPKPVVRRRRKAAEAEEGAVEPEAVAELAAPAEFEGPPAPAVPVEETAPEGEKPVAEAAPGEAEPVAEAAPEEAKEPTEPAKDEFGLKVVRFIHPPPEDKAAAAAPVYHMNKQEREASRAARKSKKKKGRREAPTARPELLRAPQRTQITVPKASKRRIRITEVIGLSDLSQRMGVKATELIKKLMSLGVLATINQTVDSDTAALVAAEFGYEVENVAVAEEEFLTRKEDLPEDLEHRPPVVTVMGHVDHGKTSLLDAIRKTRVASGEAGGITQHIGAYAVETSRGPLVFLDTPGHEAFTALRARGAKLTDITVLVVAADDGIMPQTVEAIDHSKAAKVPIIVAVNKMDKPEADPDRVKRGLTEHGLVPEDWGGDIICVPVSAKKGTGLDQLLEMIALQAEIMELTANPKRPARGTVIEARIDRGRGPVATVLVQEGTLKLGDILLAGANSGRIRSLTNDQGKRVKEAGPSMPVEVTGLDGVPTAGEAFLVVDSERAAREVAGRRAEKSRDEEMAKARKVTLADLHTRIAEGEIKELPVIVKADVQGSVEALTQALEKIATSEVKIRVIHGAVGGITENDVNLASASDAIIVGFNVRPEAKAAGLADQSNVDVRLYNVIYDATDDLRKALAGLLAPTQQERVLGRAEVRQTFKIPKAGTVAGCYVTQGLVQRNARLRLLRDNVVIYTGELASLKRFKDDVREVREGFECGLSVQNYNDVKEGDVLEFFVVEEIERTL; translated from the coding sequence ATGTCAAAGGTTCGCGTATTCGAAGCAGCCAAGGAAAGCGGCCACGAGGTCCAGGATCTCCTGGCCGCGCTCACCAAGCTGGGCGTCAAGGTACGGAGCCACCTGAGCCCCGTCGACGAAGTTGACATCCAGAAGGCGGTCGAGAGCCTGGGCGGAGCCGCGAAGGCTGCCCGCAGGGCCGCCGAACCCACCCAACCTGCCGAGGCGGCGGCCAAGCCCAAGCCCGTGGTCCGGCGCCGCCGCAAGGCCGCCGAGGCGGAAGAAGGGGCGGTGGAGCCGGAGGCTGTCGCCGAGCTCGCGGCGCCCGCGGAGTTCGAAGGACCGCCGGCCCCCGCGGTTCCCGTGGAAGAAACGGCTCCAGAGGGCGAGAAGCCCGTCGCCGAGGCAGCCCCCGGGGAAGCCGAGCCCGTCGCCGAGGCAGCGCCCGAGGAGGCCAAGGAGCCGACCGAGCCCGCCAAGGACGAGTTCGGTCTCAAGGTGGTGCGCTTCATACACCCGCCCCCGGAAGACAAAGCGGCCGCGGCTGCGCCCGTCTACCACATGAACAAGCAGGAGCGCGAAGCCTCGCGGGCTGCGCGAAAGTCCAAGAAGAAGAAGGGCCGGCGGGAAGCGCCCACCGCCAGGCCCGAGCTCCTTCGGGCTCCCCAGCGCACCCAGATCACAGTGCCCAAGGCCAGCAAGCGCCGCATCCGCATCACCGAGGTGATCGGGCTCTCCGACCTCTCCCAGCGGATGGGGGTCAAGGCTACCGAGCTCATCAAGAAGCTCATGTCGCTCGGAGTCCTGGCCACCATCAACCAGACCGTGGACTCCGACACCGCCGCGTTGGTCGCCGCGGAGTTCGGATACGAAGTGGAAAACGTCGCGGTGGCCGAGGAGGAGTTCCTGACCCGGAAGGAGGACCTCCCGGAGGATCTCGAGCACCGGCCCCCGGTGGTCACGGTCATGGGACACGTGGACCACGGAAAGACCTCACTGCTCGATGCCATTCGCAAGACGCGCGTCGCCTCGGGCGAGGCCGGCGGCATTACCCAGCACATCGGGGCCTATGCGGTGGAGACCTCCCGCGGTCCCCTGGTCTTCCTCGACACGCCGGGCCACGAGGCCTTTACCGCGCTGCGGGCCCGGGGCGCCAAGCTCACCGACATCACGGTGCTGGTGGTGGCGGCCGACGACGGCATCATGCCCCAGACCGTGGAGGCCATCGACCACTCCAAGGCCGCCAAGGTGCCCATCATCGTAGCCGTGAACAAGATGGACAAGCCCGAGGCCGATCCGGATCGGGTGAAGCGGGGGCTCACCGAGCACGGCCTGGTGCCGGAGGACTGGGGCGGAGACATCATCTGCGTGCCCGTCTCGGCCAAGAAGGGCACGGGCTTGGACCAGCTCCTGGAGATGATCGCCCTCCAGGCCGAGATCATGGAGCTCACCGCCAATCCCAAGCGTCCGGCGCGTGGAACGGTGATCGAGGCCCGCATCGACCGGGGCCGCGGGCCCGTGGCCACGGTGCTCGTGCAGGAGGGAACCCTGAAGCTGGGCGACATCCTCCTGGCCGGTGCCAACTCCGGGCGCATCCGCTCCCTCACCAACGACCAGGGCAAGCGGGTGAAGGAAGCCGGGCCGAGCATGCCCGTGGAGGTGACGGGGCTCGACGGGGTGCCGACGGCCGGAGAGGCCTTCCTGGTGGTGGACAGCGAGCGCGCCGCCCGCGAAGTGGCCGGGAGGCGGGCCGAGAAGAGCCGGGACGAGGAGATGGCCAAGGCCCGCAAGGTCACCCTGGCCGACCTGCACACCCGCATTGCCGAGGGAGAGATCAAGGAGCTCCCGGTCATCGTCAAGGCCGACGTGCAGGGCTCGGTGGAGGCGCTCACCCAGGCGCTGGAGAAGATCGCCACTTCCGAGGTCAAGATCCGCGTCATCCACGGCGCCGTCGGCGGCATCACCGAAAACGACGTGAACCTCGCCAGCGCCTCCGACGCCATCATCGTGGGCTTCAACGTGCGGCCCGAGGCCAAGGCCGCGGGCCTGGCGGACCAGTCCAACGTGGACGTGCGGCTCTACAACGTCATCTACGACGCCACCGACGACCTGCGCAAGGCGCTGGCGGGGCTGCTGGCCCCCACCCAGCAGGAGCGCGTGCTGGGGCGCGCCGAGGTGCGGCAGACCTTCAAGATCCCCAAGGCAGGCACCGTGGCGGGGTGCTACGTCACCCAGGGCCTGGTCCAGCGCAATGCGAGGCTGCGCCTCCTGCGGGACAACGTGGTGATCTACACGGGCGAGTTGGCGAGCCTCAAACGCTTCAAGGACGACGTGCGCGAGGTGCGCGAGGGGTTCGAGTGCGGCCTCTCCGTCCAGAACTACAACGACGTAAAGGAAGGCGACGTGCTGGAGTTCTTCGTGGTGGAGGAGATCGAGCGAACCCTGTAA